The sequence GGCTCCTCGCCGACCTCGGCGAGCACGGGCTGCTCGAGGGCACCGCCGTCGACGACGATCCGTTCGGGCCCGAGCCGGGCTTCCTCGAGCGCCTGTTCAAGCCGAAGGAGTGGGCGTTCTCGAACCCGGACCGCGTCTTCCAGGCCGCCTACCGCTTCGGCGGGTGGCTGCTCTTCACCGCGCCCGGCCTGGCGCTCGTCACGATCGTTTCCGCCGGCGGCCTGATCGCGTTCCTGCGCCTGTTCCTCACCCGTCACGGGACGCCGTTCGTCGTCGCCGACCACCTCGGCTGGGGCGCCATCGCCTTCCTGGGCGGGCGGCTCGCGGTCGTCTCGGTGCACGAGGTGGGGCACGGCCTCACCGTCGCGTCGTTCGGCCGCCGCGTCCGCAAGGCCGGCATCAAGGTGCTCCTGATCTTCCCGTTCGCGTTCGTGGACACGTCGGACGCCTGGTTCGAGCCCCGCCGGCGGCGGATCGCCGTCAGCGCCGCCGGGCCGGTGACCGACCTCGTCATGGCGGGGGGCGCGGCGCTGATCGCCACCGCGGTGGCCGGGACGTGGTCGGACATCGCCTTCCAGGTGTCGCTCGGCGCCTACCTGGGCGCGCTCTTCAACCTGAACCCGCTGCTCGACCGCGACGGCTACCACATCCTGGTCGACCTGCTGCGCCAGCCCGGGCTGCGGGCCCGCTCACGGCGGCGGCTGCAGCTGCGTCTGGCGGGGCGGCCCGTGCCGGACGACCTGCCGTCGCAGGTCGGCTGGTACGCCGTCGCCGCCCTGGGATGGTTGTTGGGCTGCGCATGCTTTGCCATACTGATGTCCACCCGGTACTACCACGTGCTCGTCGAGCTCACCGGGAGGCGGGGGATCGTATGGGGCATGTTCGGCATCTTCTACGTCTTGCTCTTCCTGCCCATC is a genomic window of Gaiellales bacterium containing:
- a CDS encoding FHA domain-containing protein codes for the protein MPQDALFCGRCGAPQAKGVRAPLDLVIGETRVPLTQSVTLGRADSNDITLADPSVSRTHARVLVTDSDTSIEDAGSSHGTMLDDRPLQGRAQLVEGSVVRLGDTVIRVERHPDAVVAGRTVMLDAVGVSLSSSGAVGDRSPYVSSRPRLVAGCALKQLEEDEGPQRWILRDGSGAHYLRMGDSEAALVRELASDPTLEDLLAASEEEIGAGGPARVARLLADLGEHGLLEGTAVDDDPFGPEPGFLERLFKPKEWAFSNPDRVFQAAYRFGGWLLFTAPGLALVTIVSAGGLIAFLRLFLTRHGTPFVVADHLGWGAIAFLGGRLAVVSVHEVGHGLTVASFGRRVRKAGIKVLLIFPFAFVDTSDAWFEPRRRRIAVSAAGPVTDLVMAGGAALIATAVAGTWSDIAFQVSLGAYLGALFNLNPLLDRDGYHILVDLLRQPGLRARSRRRLQLRLAGRPVPDDLPSQVGWYAVAALGWLLGCACFAILMSTRYYHVLVELTGRRGIVWGMFGIFYVLLFLPIVLSVGRPLLMRRSR